One part of the Desulfovibrio sp. genome encodes these proteins:
- a CDS encoding bacteriohemerythrin → MVFVSHVIAAILLISLAVAGKIDGFWWLVWAGVAVCLAVDAVVWLRTFTAARLMRRQLLQATGAAGTDSASGNAEMFAQCLDRMGRAEKLLEAEKRHSADLEAGGAQLQSSLQAAQAENTALLEKFERGDAVLHKAHTVCAKLSGEAQNLATLVSEVNQGVAVQRDRLNETGGAMDTVSQGAQESSMRVRELSENAQTASASASASKQEVDGAVESIEKLKNTIVLLKEAMAGLGEKASNIGKVMAVINEVADQTNLLALNAAIEAARAGEAGRGFAVVADEVRKLAEKTMGATREVEDAVKAIQQEIRRNAETVEVAARLSVEGASSASLAGSRLGEILEAMSGTAQHLNAVATTAGLQSDNIEDANKALDEIRVVAEQTSGNMQVFTAALLTFQGGMEELDMIVNAMVSGDYERAASNKFVQWTSSMDLGIGEIDRQHRMLVDYINDLHSAMSNHRSARELLEILHKLRDYTSTHFRDEEKHFVHSDYPSVKDHLQIHREFEAKVDEVERGIKEGTVTLSMDLLSFLKDWLVKHIMGMDAQYVPYVKKSTKVSVMSQGKVR, encoded by the coding sequence ATTGCTGCGATTTTGCTGATTTCTTTGGCTGTTGCAGGAAAAATTGACGGATTCTGGTGGTTGGTTTGGGCGGGCGTGGCTGTTTGCCTGGCTGTTGATGCTGTGGTGTGGCTGCGCACCTTCACGGCTGCAAGGCTCATGCGCCGGCAGTTGCTGCAGGCCACCGGCGCTGCCGGTACTGACAGTGCTTCTGGCAACGCTGAAATGTTTGCCCAGTGCCTTGACCGCATGGGCAGGGCAGAGAAGCTTCTTGAGGCCGAAAAGCGACACAGCGCCGATCTGGAAGCTGGCGGCGCGCAGCTGCAAAGCAGCCTGCAGGCAGCGCAGGCAGAAAATACCGCCTTGCTGGAAAAATTCGAGCGCGGCGATGCTGTTTTGCACAAGGCACATACCGTATGCGCCAAACTTTCTGGCGAGGCCCAAAATCTTGCTACGCTCGTTTCAGAAGTAAACCAGGGTGTTGCCGTGCAACGCGACCGGTTGAACGAAACCGGTGGGGCCATGGATACCGTGTCGCAGGGTGCGCAGGAATCCTCCATGCGTGTGCGCGAGCTTTCTGAAAACGCGCAAACCGCCAGCGCCAGCGCCTCGGCCAGCAAGCAGGAAGTGGACGGGGCTGTTGAATCCATTGAGAAACTTAAAAACACCATTGTGCTTCTTAAGGAAGCCATGGCTGGTCTTGGTGAAAAAGCCAGCAATATCGGCAAGGTGATGGCTGTTATCAACGAGGTGGCCGATCAGACCAACCTGTTGGCCCTCAATGCCGCCATTGAGGCCGCCCGCGCGGGCGAGGCCGGTCGCGGTTTTGCAGTGGTGGCCGACGAGGTGCGTAAACTGGCAGAAAAAACCATGGGTGCCACCCGTGAAGTTGAAGATGCCGTTAAAGCCATACAGCAGGAAATCCGGCGCAATGCCGAAACCGTTGAGGTCGCGGCCCGGTTGAGCGTTGAGGGGGCCAGTTCTGCCTCGCTGGCGGGCAGCCGCCTTGGAGAAATACTCGAGGCCATGTCCGGCACGGCGCAGCACCTGAATGCCGTGGCCACAACGGCTGGCCTGCAGTCAGACAATATTGAAGACGCCAACAAGGCGCTGGATGAAATACGCGTTGTGGCAGAGCAGACATCCGGCAACATGCAGGTGTTTACCGCCGCGTTGCTGACCTTCCAGGGTGGTATGGAAGAACTGGATATGATTGTTAACGCCATGGTCAGTGGCGATTACGAGCGGGCAGCTTCAAACAAGTTTGTGCAGTGGACGTCGAGCATGGATCTGGGAATAGGCGAAATTGATCGCCAGCACCGCATGCTTGTGGACTACATCAACGACCTGCACAGTGCCATGTCCAACCACCGCAGTGCGCGTGAGCTGCTCGAGATTCTGCACAAGCTGCGCGACTATACCAGTACGCACTTCAGGGACGAAGAAAAGCATTTTGTGCATTCAGATTACCCCTCGGTCAAGGACCACCTGCAGATTCACAGAGAATTTGAGGCCAAGGTGGATGAAGTAGAGCGGGGCATAAAGGAAGGCACAGTTACCTTGAGCATGGATTTACTGTCGTTTCTTAAAGACTGGCTGGTAAAGCACATCATGGGCATGGATGCCCAGTACGTGCCCTATGTCAAAAAAAGCACCAAGGTCTCCGTCATGTCTCAGGGCAAAGTGCGCTGA
- a CDS encoding diguanylate cyclase: protein MFIQCLAVNKRFSCLTGVLVCLFLLAQSGPASAFDTVAMPHDTVTLTAAERAYINEHKSVTLCVDPDWVPYERIDASGKHVGIAADLLALVSARTGIEFELVPTRDWNESLEFSRSGRCKVLSFLNQTSERSEWLIFTTPLFSDPNVFITREEHPFISDPATLENESIVFPEGTAMEGMIRERYPNLEIKLVNSEDEALDMVSARRSSMTMRSLIVAAYTIRKNGLFNLKIAGQLPMYINHLRIGVKKGDGVLRNILDKGVQSITPQEKGRVVNQHVTINVQTMVDPRWLFMGGGLAVTIAALWGYWTYRLRKLNAALLHLSNTDSLTGLANRQKLSACMAETMIRSYQHDLPFSVMLFDLDNFKRVNDTFGHLAGDAVLQALNSIASNALRPQDTPGRWGGEEFLVLLPETAAGEATTLAEILRKGVGEYEFSDGLHCTISIGVAQMRSDDTPDTLIHRADTALYRAKKEGKNRVVLG from the coding sequence ATGTTTATTCAGTGTCTGGCAGTAAACAAGCGCTTCTCTTGCCTGACCGGCGTGCTGGTCTGTCTGTTTTTGCTGGCACAGTCAGGCCCTGCATCTGCTTTTGACACTGTTGCCATGCCACACGATACAGTGACGCTCACCGCAGCAGAGCGTGCCTACATAAATGAACACAAATCAGTAACACTCTGCGTTGATCCCGACTGGGTTCCCTATGAGCGCATCGATGCAAGTGGCAAGCATGTGGGCATTGCCGCCGACCTTTTGGCGCTGGTTTCTGCCAGAACAGGCATTGAATTCGAGCTTGTGCCAACCCGCGACTGGAATGAAAGCCTCGAGTTCTCCAGGTCAGGCCGGTGCAAGGTTCTGAGCTTTTTGAACCAAACCTCCGAACGCAGCGAATGGCTTATTTTCACCACGCCCCTGTTCAGCGATCCCAACGTATTTATCACGCGTGAAGAGCATCCCTTTATTTCCGACCCAGCCACGCTCGAAAACGAATCCATTGTGTTTCCTGAGGGTACGGCCATGGAGGGTATGATAAGGGAACGCTACCCCAACCTTGAAATCAAGCTTGTCAATTCAGAAGATGAAGCTCTGGATATGGTTTCTGCCAGGCGCAGTTCCATGACCATGCGTTCGCTGATTGTGGCTGCCTACACCATTCGCAAAAACGGTCTGTTCAATCTGAAGATTGCAGGTCAGCTGCCCATGTACATTAACCACCTGCGTATTGGCGTGAAAAAAGGTGATGGGGTGCTGCGCAACATACTTGATAAGGGCGTGCAGTCCATAACGCCTCAGGAAAAGGGGCGGGTGGTCAACCAGCATGTGACCATCAATGTGCAGACCATGGTGGACCCCCGTTGGCTGTTTATGGGGGGTGGCCTGGCGGTAACGATTGCAGCTCTCTGGGGCTACTGGACATACCGTCTCCGCAAGCTCAATGCCGCCCTCCTGCACCTTTCCAATACCGATAGCCTCACTGGCCTTGCCAACAGGCAAAAACTGTCTGCCTGCATGGCTGAGACCATGATACGTTCGTACCAGCATGATCTGCCGTTTTCTGTGATGCTGTTTGATCTGGACAATTTTAAAAGGGTCAATGACACATTCGGGCACCTTGCTGGCGATGCCGTGCTGCAGGCTTTGAATTCCATTGCGTCAAATGCACTGCGTCCGCAGGATACGCCGGGCCGCTGGGGCGGCGAGGAATTCCTTGTTCTTTTGCCTGAAACAGCTGCTGGCGAGGCGACAACGCTGGCCGAAATCCTGCGCAAAGGTGTGGGCGAGTATGAATTTTCCGATGGCCTGCACTGTACGATCAGTATTGGCGTGGCACAAATGCGCTCTGATGATACGCCTGATACCCTGATTCATCGGGCAGATACTGCATTGTACCGTGCAAAAAAAGAGGGGAAAAACAGGGTTGTGCTGGGGTAG